A genomic stretch from Methanosarcinales archaeon includes:
- a CDS encoding TrmB family transcriptional regulator — MTYGTNSGLMNDLIETLRKLGMTDYEAKAMAAITKVGSGTAADIHVLSGIPRSAVYGVLTKLNEKGIIEVQHTKPMKFRAVSPARAFEKLKDDYEAESQKALEMMDNIYRTYEADLKEEIVWTINGVKNVNERMIKMIENAKSEIIFAASYPSFHKIIETYPILNKVKQAIQNSLKKGVTVKITGNTHKDASIIANELPGAEIRTYSSKIKTTPINGGIVVIDDSEVLIAIIRDENGKEDLTAIWSNGKEVISIFKHFAEAEWRACILPK; from the coding sequence ATGACATATGGGACAAATAGTGGTTTAATGAATGATCTAATTGAAACTCTTCGGAAACTGGGTATGACCGATTATGAAGCTAAAGCGATGGCTGCAATAACGAAAGTCGGCAGTGGGACTGCTGCAGACATCCATGTCCTGTCCGGAATACCCAGGTCTGCAGTATATGGTGTGCTGACAAAGCTCAATGAGAAGGGGATCATTGAGGTCCAGCACACCAAACCCATGAAATTCAGGGCTGTATCACCTGCAAGAGCATTTGAAAAACTTAAAGATGACTATGAAGCCGAAAGCCAGAAAGCCCTTGAAATGATGGATAATATTTACAGGACCTATGAAGCAGATTTAAAAGAAGAGATTGTCTGGACCATCAATGGCGTAAAAAACGTCAATGAGCGGATGATAAAAATGATAGAAAATGCCAAATCCGAGATTATTTTTGCAGCCTCCTATCCTTCTTTTCACAAGATTATAGAGACCTATCCAATTCTTAACAAAGTGAAACAGGCAATTCAGAATAGCTTAAAAAAGGGTGTGACGGTAAAAATTACAGGCAATACACATAAAGATGCCAGCATAATTGCAAATGAACTCCCTGGTGCTGAGATTAGAACATATAGCAGTAAAATAAAAACTACCCCTATAAATGGTGGAATAGTGGTAATAGATGATAGCGAGGTTTTAATTGCCATTATCAGAGATGAAAATGGAAAAGAGGATTTAACTGCTATATGGTCAAATGGAAAAGAGGTTATTTCAATTTTCAAGCATTTTGCTGAAGCCGAATGGAGAGCATGCATACTCCCGAAATAA